The Streptomyces sp. cg36 genomic interval AGCTGGTGCGGCCGGTGGAGCCGCTGCCGGGGCCGATGGCGCTGCGGCTGCTCGCCGACCGGGGTGCGGCGGCCCGGCCGGGCTTCCGCGTCGAGGACGACCCGGAGGCGGCGGCGGAGATCTGCCGCCGGCTGGACGGTCTGCCGCTGGCGGTGGAGCTGGCGGCGGCCCGGCTCCGGATGTTGACGCCCCGTCAGATCGCGGACCGGCTCGACGACCGGTTCCGCCTGCTGACCAGCGGCAGCCGGACCGTACTGCCGCGTCAGCAGACCCTGCGCGCGGTCGTCGACTGGTCCTGGGAGCTCCTGGAGGAGCCGGAGCGCACGGTGCTGCGGCGGCTCTCGGTCTTCGCGGGCGGCTGCGACCTGGCCGCCGCCGAGGAGGTCTGCGCGGACGGCCCGGCGGGCCCGGTCGGCGCCGCCGACGTGGCGCCGCTGCTCGGCTCCCTCGTCGACAAGTCGCTGGTCGTGGCCGCGCCCGGCGACGAGGGGATGCGCTACCGGCTCCTGGAGACCGTCGGCGAGTACGCGGCGGAGCGGCTCGACGCCGCCGGCGACCGGGACGCCACCGAGCGCCGCCATCTGGTGCGCTACCGCGAGCTGGCCCGCACCACCGACCCCGAGCTGCGCGGCCGGGGCCAGCGGGCGGCCGTGGCGCTCCTGGAGCGGGAGTACGAGAACCTGCGCACCGCGCTGCGCCGGGCCCTCGCCCTCGCCGACGAGCACGAGGCGCTCTGCCTGGTGCACGCGCTCTCCTCGTACTGGCACATGCGGGACATGCGCGGCGAGGCCCGGCACTGGGCCGAGGGCGCCGCCGCGCTGGGTCCCGACCCGTTCGCCCCGCCCGCCGCCCCGGCGCCGCCGGTGTACGAGCGCTGCACCGACAGCCCGCCGCCGATGGCCCCGGAGGTGCTCCAGGAGGCGCGGCGCGGGGTGCGGCTGATGCTGATCGCGGCCATGGACCACCAGGTCGACACCTGGACCCGTCCCGAGGCCCGGGAGCGGCTGCGCACCATCGTGGGCGTGTACCGGCCGGGCCTGCCGCAGACCTGCCGGATGCCCGGCGCGCTGTGGTTCTACCCGATGCTGCTGATCAGCGACGGCCTCGCGCTCAAGGACCTGCTCGACGCGACGGTGCGGGCCTGCGAGGAGCTCGGGTACGAGTGGGAGCTGGCCAACGCCCTGGAGATGCGGGCCAACGTCCTCGCCAACCGCGGCGACTGGGCCGGGGAGGCGAGCCACGACGCCGACGCCGCCCTGGCGATCTTCCGCCGCCTCGGCGACGACTGGGGCGCCGCGGAGGCGCTCTCGGCGCGCGGCGAGGCCCGGGAGCGGCGCGGCGAGTACGGACCGGCCGTCGAGGACTTCGCCGCCGCCGTCGAGTCCGCCGAGCGGCTCGGCGCCACCGGCCAGGTCTCGCTCCTGAAGGCGCGGCTGGCCGGGGTGCTGGTCGAGGGCGGCGACGGCGAGCGCGGCGAGGCGATGCTGCGCGAGATCGTCGCCCAGGGCCGCCGGGCCGGGTACGAGGCGCAGCCCGCGGCCCGGATGTTCCTGGCGATGCGGCTGGGCCGCACCGGCCGGATCGCCGAGGCCCGGGAGCAGATCGAGGTGATGCTGGCGGAGTTCAACTCGGCCACGCTCTCCCTCTTCGAGGGCTTCGTGCTGGGGCTGCGGGGCTGGCTGGAGAACATGGAGGGCGAGTACGCCAAGGGGCTCGCGGACGCCCGGGAGGCCCTGGCCCGGGCGCTGGACTCGATGGCCCGGCTGGTGGCGCCGCAGATGATCTCGGTGCACCTGATCACCGTCGCCCGGTCGCTGGCGGGGCTGGCGGAGCTCGCGCGGCGCGAGGCGGGGCAGCCGGAGGAGGCGGGGGCCGGGGAGTGCGCGCGGCTGTCGGCCGCCGCCGCGCGGCTGATCGGCGCGCACGACGCCCTGCTCCCGCCGGCCCACTGCCCGACCGCCATGGAGGTCGAGCACCGCGCCGAGGCGGAGCAGGCGGTGCGGGCGCTCCTGGACGCCGCCGCCTACGACCGCGCGTACGCCGAGGGCGGCGGCCTCTCCGCAGAGGAGGCCGCCGCCGTGGTGGGGCTCGAACCGTCCGGCCCCGGAGGGAGCTGGCGGGCGAGCTGACGGTCCGTCAAGGTCAGGTCCGGGCGCGGAACTTGGCGACCGCGAGCGGCGCCGTCACCGCGGTGATCCCCACCGACCAGGCCAGGGTCATCAGCGCGGAGTGGGCGACCGGGCCGCCGTTGACCAGGTTGCGGGCCGCGTCGGCCAGGTTGGAGAGCGGGTTGTAGTCGGTGAAGGACTGCAGCCAGCCCGGCATCGTGGTCGGCTTGGCGAAGATGGACGAGCCGAACTGCAGCGGCATCAGGACGAGCATGGCGACCCCCTGGACGGCCTGCGCCGTCTTCATGGTGAGACCCAGCAGGATGAAGATCCACATCAGGGACGCGCCGAACACCAGCGACAGGCCGACGGCCGCGAGCAGTTCCAGCACCGAGGTGTGGATGGTCAGGCCCAGGATGAAGCCCATGATCAGCAGGATCGTGGTGGCCACGACCATCCGGCCGATCTCGACCACGATCTTGGCGATGAGCACCGACGACCGGGCTATCGGCATGGTCCGGAACCGGTCCATGACGCCCTTCTTGAAGTCGTCGTTGATGCCGCTGCCCACCGCCATCGCGATGTTCAGCCCCTGCATCGCCATCAGGCCCGGGACCAGGTAGTTGACGTAGGCGTC includes:
- a CDS encoding BTAD domain-containing putative transcriptional regulator gives rise to the protein MRYRIIGTTQLLNPEGTAVAVGGARLRALLTVLALRPGRTVPAALLVDEVWNGAPPADAAGALQALVGRLRRAVGHRAVASVEGGGYRLAAEPDDIDLYRFERLAQEGARALDQGDPAKALGLLDDALALWGGPVLADLPDRAAEAARWEARRLDARRARSGAALALGRAEEVLPELGALSTGHPLDEPLHALRIRALRAAGRPAEALAAYEEARRTLADRLGIDPGPELRALHAELLRTPAEPAPRPAPVAPAGEGAVRPAPPPAPPGNLRARLTSFVGREADIGAIRDDLGRARLVTLLGPGGAGKTRLSQEAAEAVGAAGGGWPDGVWLAELAPVADPAAVAAAVLTAVGARETVLHGAGAEELRAADRAGGDPLVQLAAHCERRRMLLLLDNCEHVVGAAAELAEYLLARCPGLTVLATSREPLGVPGELVRPVEPLPGPMALRLLADRGAAARPGFRVEDDPEAAAEICRRLDGLPLAVELAAARLRMLTPRQIADRLDDRFRLLTSGSRTVLPRQQTLRAVVDWSWELLEEPERTVLRRLSVFAGGCDLAAAEEVCADGPAGPVGAADVAPLLGSLVDKSLVVAAPGDEGMRYRLLETVGEYAAERLDAAGDRDATERRHLVRYRELARTTDPELRGRGQRAAVALLEREYENLRTALRRALALADEHEALCLVHALSSYWHMRDMRGEARHWAEGAAALGPDPFAPPAAPAPPVYERCTDSPPPMAPEVLQEARRGVRLMLIAAMDHQVDTWTRPEARERLRTIVGVYRPGLPQTCRMPGALWFYPMLLISDGLALKDLLDATVRACEELGYEWELANALEMRANVLANRGDWAGEASHDADAALAIFRRLGDDWGAAEALSARGEARERRGEYGPAVEDFAAAVESAERLGATGQVSLLKARLAGVLVEGGDGERGEAMLREIVAQGRRAGYEAQPAARMFLAMRLGRTGRIAEAREQIEVMLAEFNSATLSLFEGFVLGLRGWLENMEGEYAKGLADAREALARALDSMARLVAPQMISVHLITVARSLAGLAELARREAGQPEEAGAGECARLSAAAARLIGAHDALLPPAHCPTAMEVEHRAEAEQAVRALLDAAAYDRAYAEGGGLSAEEAAAVVGLEPSGPGGSWRAS
- a CDS encoding ABC transporter permease, which translates into the protein MSTATTAPTTSAQRPAGPVRPAGDDVRIGLRANLRHIGALARRNMLQIKQDPESMFDAVFMPIIFTLLFVYVFGGAVSGKGNQDAYVNYLVPGLMAMQGLNIAMAVGSGINDDFKKGVMDRFRTMPIARSSVLIAKIVVEIGRMVVATTILLIMGFILGLTIHTSVLELLAAVGLSLVFGASLMWIFILLGLTMKTAQAVQGVAMLVLMPLQFGSSIFAKPTTMPGWLQSFTDYNPLSNLADAARNLVNGGPVAHSALMTLAWSVGITAVTAPLAVAKFRART